From Planctomycetia bacterium, a single genomic window includes:
- the ribH gene encoding 6,7-dimethyl-8-ribityllumazine synthase, whose product MPNVFEGSLDAGSARWAIAVARYNEHITTRLLNGALETLRKHGAADDAVDVFWVPGAFELPTVAARAAESKRYASVICLGAVIRGETTHDQHINTAISHHFAEIGVRTGVPVMFGVLTCDTLEQALHRAGGNVGNKGSECAEAALRMATLLRQMA is encoded by the coding sequence ATGCCGAATGTTTTCGAAGGTTCGCTCGACGCAGGTTCGGCCCGGTGGGCGATCGCAGTCGCACGCTACAACGAGCACATCACCACGCGTTTGCTCAACGGAGCCTTGGAGACGTTGCGTAAGCATGGCGCAGCCGACGACGCCGTCGATGTGTTTTGGGTTCCCGGCGCGTTCGAGCTGCCGACCGTTGCGGCACGCGCGGCGGAGTCGAAACGCTACGCGTCCGTGATCTGTCTCGGTGCCGTGATTCGCGGCGAGACGACCCACGACCAACACATCAACACCGCGATCAGTCACCATTTCGCCGAGATCGGCGTGCGAACCGGCGTGCCGGTGATGTTCGGCGTGTTGACTTGCGACACGCTCGAGCAAGCGCTGCACCGCGCCGGCGGCAACGTCGGTAATAAAGGATCCGAGTGCGCCGAAGCGGCCTTGCGTATGGCGACCCTGCTGCGACAAATGGCATAA
- the rho gene encoding transcription termination factor Rho, translated as MTEPRGPRPSGPLSRRSGSKVDPPKSPRPESTAGKVPEEKEPISLAEELAEEAESDFDETDHRYEQIKQGDIHIAELQRMSMGQLIEQARMENLTDYMGMKKQDLIFKILKERVKLNGLMFGEGTLEVLPDGFGFLRSPDYHYLSCPDDIYVSPSQIRRFGLRTGTVVSGQIRPPKENERYFALLRVEAINFQDPSLHSEKVFFDDLTPLHPDKRVRLETTADEPSMRVVDLIVPIGFGQRGLVVSPPRAGKTILLQKMAKALLTNHPEVYVIMLLIDERPEEVTDMERQIKGPNCEVISSTFDEVQARHIQVSEMVIEKAKRMVEYGHDVVIFLDSITRLARAWNAEVPHSGKILSGGVDANALQKPKRFFGAARKVEEGGSLTIIATALVDTGSKMDDVIFEEFKGTGNLEIVLDRKLVDKRVWPAIDINRSGTRREEMLLDPEEYRRTCVLRRVLNEMNPADAMELLTTRLAKTRTNAEFLMSTKS; from the coding sequence ATGACCGAACCTCGCGGCCCGCGACCGTCAGGCCCGTTAAGTAGACGTTCGGGTTCTAAGGTCGATCCCCCGAAATCGCCTCGGCCGGAATCTACTGCGGGGAAAGTCCCTGAAGAGAAAGAGCCGATCAGCCTAGCCGAGGAATTGGCCGAGGAAGCCGAAAGCGATTTCGACGAAACGGATCACCGCTACGAACAGATCAAGCAAGGCGACATCCACATCGCCGAGTTGCAACGAATGAGCATGGGGCAGCTGATCGAGCAGGCCCGCATGGAAAACCTCACCGACTACATGGGGATGAAGAAGCAAGATCTGATCTTCAAGATCTTGAAAGAGCGCGTGAAGCTCAACGGCCTGATGTTCGGCGAAGGGACTCTCGAAGTTCTTCCCGACGGCTTCGGCTTTTTGCGTAGTCCCGACTATCACTACCTTTCCTGCCCGGACGACATCTACGTGTCGCCGAGTCAGATTCGCCGCTTCGGCTTGCGAACCGGCACGGTCGTTTCCGGGCAGATCCGTCCGCCGAAGGAAAACGAGCGCTACTTCGCTTTGTTGCGTGTCGAAGCGATCAACTTCCAAGACCCGAGCCTGCACTCCGAGAAAGTCTTCTTCGACGATCTCACGCCGTTGCATCCGGATAAGCGCGTGCGATTGGAAACCACGGCCGATGAGCCGAGCATGCGCGTGGTCGACTTGATCGTGCCGATCGGGTTCGGCCAGCGCGGGCTCGTCGTGAGTCCGCCCCGCGCCGGGAAGACGATCTTGTTGCAGAAGATGGCGAAGGCGCTGCTGACGAATCATCCCGAGGTGTACGTCATCATGCTGCTCATCGACGAGCGGCCTGAAGAAGTCACCGATATGGAGCGACAGATCAAAGGCCCGAACTGCGAAGTCATCAGTTCGACGTTCGATGAAGTACAGGCCCGGCATATTCAAGTTTCGGAAATGGTGATCGAGAAAGCGAAGCGCATGGTCGAATACGGCCACGACGTCGTCATCTTTCTCGATTCGATCACACGGCTCGCACGGGCCTGGAATGCCGAAGTTCCGCATTCGGGCAAGATTCTTTCCGGCGGCGTCGATGCGAACGCATTGCAGAAGCCGAAGCGGTTTTTCGGTGCGGCCCGCAAGGTGGAAGAAGGGGGCTCGCTGACGATCATCGCCACGGCGCTCGTCGACACCGGCAGCAAGATGGACGACGTAATCTTCGAAGAGTTCAAGGGAACCGGAAACCTCGAAATCGTGCTCGATCGCAAACTGGTCGACAAGCGCGTCTGGCCGGCGATCGACATCAATCGGAGCGGCACGCGCCGCGAAGAAATGTTGCTCGACCCGGAAGAGTACCGCCGTACGTGCGTCTTGCGGCGCGTGTTGAACGAGATGAACCCGGCCGATGCGATGGAACTACTAACGACGCGGCTGGCGAAGACCCGTACGAATGCCGAATTTTTAATGAGTACGAAGTCGTAA